The nucleotide window AACTCTCACGCCTCGCCGGTCTGAGGCAGGGCCTCGCTAGGGTTTCCATGATCGTCGACTTCCACGTCCACCTGGCCGCCCGGGAGCACCTGCGCGACACCCCTGCCGCCTTTTGCGACAGCTTCTGGGGCGAGCGGGGAGACTGGGACGCGCTCCTGACCCCCGAGGGCTTCGACGCATACCTGGAGGGGGAAGGGGTGGACTACGCCGTGGGGCTTCCCGAGGTGAGCCCGCTGGTCACGGGCAACACCTCCAACGAGTACGTGTGGGAGCGGTTTCGGGACTCCCGGCGGCTCCTCCTGTTCGCCACCCTGAACCCCTGGGTCACCCCGCGCCTGGACCGGGAGATCGAGCGGCTGGCAGGCATGGGGTTCCGCGGGGTGAAGCTCTACCCGACCTACCAGCACTTCTACCCCAATCAGGCCGAGCTCTACCCCCTGTATGCCTCGTGCCGGGAGCTGGGACTCCCGGTGATGGTCCATACGGGGTCGAGCATCTTCCCCGGGGCGAAGATCAAGTACGGCGACCCCCTGCACCTGGACGACGTGGCGGCCGACTTCCCCGAACTGGCGCTGCTCGTGGTCCACGGAGGCCGGGGGTTCTGGTACGACCGGGCGGAGTTTCTCGTTGCGCTCCACCCAAACCTGTACCTGGAGGTGTCGGGCCTGCCCCCGAAGAACCTCCTCTCCTACTTCCCCAACCTGGAGAGGCTCCACCGCAAGGTGATCTTCGGGAGCGATTGGCCCGGCAATCCCGGCATCCGCAGGAACGTGGAAGCCATCGGCGCCCTGCCCCTGAGCGCCGAGGCGAAGGAGGCCATCCTGGGCGGCAACGCCGCGCGCCTGCTCGGCCTCGACACCGGGGAGGGCCTTCCGTGAGCTTCGGGCTCTCCTACGCCCTGGCCTGGTCGCCGGTGCTCCTGGTGCTCGTGCTTGCCGTGGCCTTTCGCCGTCCGGCCCTGGAGCTCGCGATCGCGGGGCTGGGCTTCACCTTCGCCTTGTGCGCCACCGTCTTCGACACATCGGCCCGGGTGCTCCTGGCGGCGAGCCTCGACGGGGTGCTCACGACGCTGCCGCTGCTCCTGGTGATTCTGGCGGGCATCGCGCTCTCGGTGGTGTGCCTGGCCAAGGGGAGCCTCCAGCGCATCGTGGGGTGGTACGAGGGCCGCGTGGCCGGCGAGTGGCACCGCACGGCGCTGCTGACGCTGGGCCTGGGGAACTTCATGGAGGGCGCCGGGGTCATCGCCGAGCCCGTGCTCGCCCCCATGCTGCGGGCGTCGGGCCTTTCCCCGGCCGCCTCGGCGGCGCTCTCCATCGTGGGGTACTCGGGTCTCATGACCCTGGCTCTGGCCGGCATCATCGTGACGGTGCTCGCGGCGGTCACCGACCTGGCTCCCGAGGCGCTGGGGATCAGGATCGCCGTGCTCTCGGTGCTCCCCACGCTGCTCCTGTCTCTCTCGGTGCCCTTGTTTGCGTCCGGGGGGCGCGACGTTTGGAGGAAGGCGGGGCTCTTCGCCGCGGCGGGGCTCACGGCGGGGCTCACGGCATGGGCCACGGTGGTGTGGGTGGGGGTGCCGGTCTCGGCCATGTTCGGGGGGCTCGCGGTGGTGGCCCTCCTGGTCCTGTGGGGACGCCGGGGGCTCGCCATCGACCGCGACCTGCTGCGCGACTTCGCCCCCTTTGCCCTCATCATCGCCGGGCTCTCGGCCGTGAACCTGCACCCCGGCTTGCGGGCGGCCACCCGGGAGACCCTGGCCGTGACCCTGGCGGTGGTCCCGGTGCACGAGGTGACCCTGCGGCCGTTCTTCGACGCCTACACGTACCTCTTCGCGGCCCTGGTCCTGGTGCTGGTGCTCTTTTCCTACGGGCCCGGAGAGCGCCGGCGCCTGCTGGGGACGAGCCTCTCCCGGGCGTGGCGTCCGCTCGTAGCCATGGGGCTCTTCGGAGCCATGGGACAGATGGTGGCCTTCTCGGGCTACGCGCCGGCCTTCGCCTCCCTGGACGACACCCGAAACCTCGCGGCCGTCCTGGCCCGGGGCACCTACGAGTACACCGGCTCCTTCTACCCGGTCTTCGCCCCGCTGCTCGGGTGGGTGGGCACCTTCCTTTCCGGGTACGGGGTGGCGAGCATCATGCTCTTCGGGAAGTTCCAGGTGGTAGCCGCCGGGCTGCTGGGGATCTCGCCCGAGAGCCTGGCAGCCGCGCTCGCCATCGGGGCGAGCGTCGGGAGTGTCTCGAGCCCCTTCAAGATCGCCCTCGCCACCCCCCTGTGCGGGGCGGTGGGCCAGGAGGGGGCGATCCTGCGAAAGACCATTCCGCTCGGCCTGGGCGTGAGCCTGGCGGTGGGGCTGTGGGTGCTGTGGTTCGGATAGGAAGCAAGCTGCATCGCTGACGCAAGAGGGCCGCAGAGGCCCGGGAGGAGGATGAGATGAGCGTGAAGACGATCCGGACGTGGCAGATGGTCAAGCCCACCAACCCGAAGACCGGGGAGCACGGGGTGCTCGAGCGGGCGGAGATCCCCGCGCCGGCCCTGGGGCCCGGCGACGTGCTCGTGAAGGTGGCCGGGTGCGGGGTGTGCCACACGGACCTGGGGTACTTCTTCGACGGGGTACCCACGGTCAACCCGCCGCCGCTGGCCCTGGGTCACGAGATCAGCGGCACGGTGGTGGAGGGGCCCGCCGCGTGGGTCGGCAAGGAGGTTATCGTGCCGGCGGTGATGCCCTGCAACACCTGCCCCATCTGCGCCTCGGGCCGGGGCAACCGCTGCCTGGCCCAGAAGATGCCCGGCAACAGCCTGGGCATCTACGGCGGGTTCTCGGACCACATCCCCGTGCCCTTTGCCGACCTGTGCGTGGTGGACCGGCGCGACGTGCCCCTCTCCCACCTGGCGGTGATCGCCGACGCCGTGACCACCCCCTACCAGGCGTCCATGCGCGCCGGCATCGCCTCCGGCGATCGGGTGATCGTGGTCGGCGCCTGCGGCGGGGTGGGGATCTACATGACCCAGATGGCCAAGGCCCTGGGGGCGGGCACGGTGATCGGCATCGACATCGACGACGCCAAGCTCGCGCGTGCCCTCCAGTTCGGCGCCGACGCCACCATCAACTCCCGGGGCAAGACGCCCAAGGAGGTGCAGGAGGCGTTTCGCGCCATCTGCAAGGAGAAGGGCGTGCCCCACAACTGGGGCTGGAAGATCTTCGAGGTCTCGGGCTCGAAGCCCGGCCAGGAGATCGGCCTCCAGCTCCTATCCTTCGTGGGCAAGCTCGTCGTGGTGGGCTACACCATGGCCTCCACCGAGTACATGGTCTCCAAGCTCATGGCCTTCGACGCCGAGATGATCGGGACCTGGGGCTGCCTGCCCAAGTACTACCCCGAGGTCCTCAAGCTCGTGCAGGCGGGCAAGGTGCAGGTGGAGCCCTTCGTGGAGACCCGCCCCATGTCGGCCATCGCCCAGACCTTCCACGACATCCACGACCGCAAGGTGGAAAAGCGCGTCGTGCTGGAGCCGGATTTCTGACGTTGCACGTTGCACGTGGCACGTGGCACGTTGGAGAAAGAACCTGGGCCAAAACCAACAACACGCAACCCACAACACGCAACCCACAGGAGTATCCCATGAGTCTCACTTGGCTTCCCCGCGACGACCACATGAAGGACCACGGGTTGATGAAGGGCGAGTACTGGGGCACGGAGGCCCCGTGCACGGTGTACGAGAAGCGGCCGCTCACCGGCCCCGACGGCAAGGAGGTTTCGGGGCTCTACGTGGCGTGGATCCGGCTCAACAACCCCAAGCAGTACAACTCCTACACCACCGAGATGGTCAAGGGGGTGATCGCCGCCTTCAAGGCCGCTTCGGGGGACCGGTCGGTCGTGGCCGTGGTCTTCACCGGCACCGGCGACAAGGCCTTCTGCACGGGCGGAAATACCGTCGAGTACTCCCAGTACTACTCCAAGCGCCCCAACGAGTACGGCGAGTACATGGACCTCTTCAACCTGATGGTGGACTCGATCCTCGACTGCAAGAAGCCCGTCATCTGCCGAGTCAACGGCATGCGGGTGGCGGGCGGCCAGGAGATCGGCATGGCGGCCGACATCGCGGTCTCCTCGGATCTGGCGGTCTACGGCCAGGCGGGGCCCAAGCACGGCTCGGCCCCGGTGGGCGGCGCCACCGACTTCCTCCCCTGGTTCCTCTCCATGGAGGACGCCATGTGGAACTGCGTCTCCTGCGAGACGTGGTCGGCTTACAAGATGAAGGCCAAGAACCTGGTCTCGAAGGCCGTGCCGGTGCTCAAGAAGGACGGCCAGTGGGTGCGAAACCCGCTCGTCATCACCGAGGACTACGTGCGCGACGGGGAGATCGTCTACGGCGAGTTCAAGAAGGGGGAGGAAGCCAAGGCCGCCAAGGCCCTGGTGGAGCAGTGCACCACCGACTTCGAGCTCCTGGACAAGGCCGTGCAGGAGATCGTGTGGCGGTTCGCGAACCTCTTTCCCGGGTGCCTCCAGATGTCCATCGACTCCATCCGGGCCAAGAAGAAGTTCTTCTGGGACCAGGCCAAGCTCCCCAACCGCCACTGGCTGGCCGCCAACATGATGGGGGAGGCCTTCCTGGGCTTCACCGCCTTCTCGACCAAGAAGATCACCGGAGAAGATGTGATCGACTTCCTCAAGTACCGTCAGCTCATCGCCGAGGGCGCCCTCATGGACGAGGCGGCCTTCGAGGCCGTGCTGGGCAAGCCCAAGGGCTAGACGCGCCGTCGGTAACGGAACGCGGCCGGGGCCCCTGGCCCCGGTCGCTCTTCACGAAAAGGTTCCCGTCCGTCCGGGGAACCGCGTCCACTGTCGAGGGGGCCGGGGGCCTCCCCGCAGGCGGCACAGGCGGCCTTGGCGATCGCCTTCCGGAGGTGCCATGTCCTTCCCTTCCCTCGCTGTAGCGCTTCGCCGCAGCAACGTGTCATCGGGACCCTGGGCCGCCGGAGGGGAGGCCCCCGGCCCGGCCCCTGCCTGCCGGGCTTGAGCTGAGACCCGATCGTCCATGCCTTTCGAGGTCATCGACGTCCACGCCCACTGCTTCGCGGGCCCCGGCGACGCCGACCGGGTTGCCGGGGGGCTCGCGGCGGCCCGCGCCGCGGGGTTGCGGCACATGGTGGTGGTGGGCCTCGTGAACACCCGGCTGGACCGGGAGGGGCTCTGGAGCCTCATCCCGGACTACGTGGAGCACCGGGGCGACCCCCTGGGCCACGAGGCCGGCCTCCTCCTGGAGCTGGCGCGCCGCAACGCCCCCACGCTCCTGCCCTTCGTCGACACCCGCCACCTCTGGGGCGAGGTCCCCGCCCTTCTCTCCCGGTACCTGGCGCAGGGGTTCCGGGGCCTCAAGGGGATCTACCTGGCCGACGGCGGCAACGACCTGGGGGTGGGGAGCGTGCCCGACGCCTTCGGCGTCTCCCTTCGGGAATACCAGCGGCGGGAGTGGGAGATCTTCGCCTTCGCCGCGGCCCGGGACCTTCCCGTGGTCTACCACATGGACGCGCGCCGTTACGGCGACGTCATGACCGCGCTCCTGGCAGATTTCCCCGGGGTGCGCGTGGACTTCGCCCACTTCGGCATCGGGCGCGGGGCTTTCCGCAAGGTCCTGGACCGCTACCCCAACGTGTACACCGACCTGGCCTCCATGCTCCCCCACGTGCGCCGAGACCCCGCGGGCTACCGGGACTTCATCCTCCACTACCCCGACCGGGTGTGTTTCGGCTCGGACGCCTTCCTCTACAACGCCGAGCTCGCCTGCGAGTACATCGGGATGGTGCGGGAGTTGGGCCTGCCCGAGAACGTGGAGGCCCGGGTCTTCTCCGAAAACCCGCGGCGCTTCCTGGGAGCGGTCCTTCCGGTGGAATAGCCCCCGAGGACCCCAAGCGCGGGACGAGCGGGCTCCCGGCCCGCAGCGGGTCTTCGATGCCGATACCGATACCGATACCGATAGCGATTTGGGTGAAAGCCGGGGGGAGCCGTGCCGGTCAGGGGCGGCCGGGGTCTTCGCGCCAGCAGTGGGGGTCGGGGGCGTCGAAGGAGCCGGAGACGGCAAACGCCCGGGCCGTGCAGCCCCCCAGGCACTCCCCGTAGGCCGAGCAACTCGTGCACTTGCCCTGGGGCGTCTTGGTGCGCATGGCCCGGAGCACCGGGGAGTCGCGCCACAGGTTCTCCAGGCCCTGGGCCAGGATGTTGCCGGCGGAAAGGGGGATGAACCCGCAGGGGGTGGCGTCCCCGTCGGGCTCCAGGTGGAGCGAGAGCTTGCCGCAGGTGCTGCCCTGTACGGCTCCCGCCTCGGAGGCGCCCAGGAGGGCGAGGATGGGGTCGTCGAAGGCCAGCGCCGCAGGGGCTGCCGGGCGGTAGGCCAGGGCGTCCTCGTAGAAGGAGCGCCACGCCTCCGGGCTCAGGTCGAGCTCGGCCCGGTTGGCCATGCCCCGTCCCGAGCACTTGAAGTTGTGCAGGTACACGGTGCGGGCTCCGCGCTCCGCCGCCAGGGCCACGATCTCCCGGTAGGAGGTGACGTTGCCCCGGAAGATCACGGCCGAGACGGTGCTCGGGACCCCCGCCGCGGCCAGGTGCTCCAGGGCCGCCAGGGCCCGGGAGAAGCTGCCCGGCCGACTCCGGAAGGCGTCGTGGACGTCGGAGGTGGCGCCGTCCAGGCTCACGCCCACCGAGGCGAACCCGGCGTCCCGCAAGCGCCCCGCCGCCTGGGCGTCCAGCAGCCAGCCGTTGGTGTTCATCGCGACCCGCAGCCCCTTGGCCGCAGCCCGCTCGGCCACCGGGAAGAGGTGCGGGTAGAGCAGCGGCTCGCCGCCCCCGAAGCTCACGAAGGCCACCCGGCAGCGGGCCAGCTCGTCCACGATCCGGAGCACGTCGGGAAGCGGCAGCTCCTCCCGGCGCTGGTCCCGGGAGTAGCAGTGGCGGCAGGAGAAGTTGCAGGCATAGGAGAGGGTCCAGTTGACCGTGAGCGGCGCGGTGAGCTCCACCTCAAGCCTCCTGGATGCGCAGCCACCCGAGGGGGACGCAGGAGGCCACGAACTCCCGCACGTCGGAGAGGATCTCCTCCCAGGGAGCGTCGTACCGGGAGGCGAGCTCCCGCGCGATGTCCTCCTCGTCCCGGACGCCGTCCGCGAGGCACCAGATCTCGCCTGCCAGGAGGTTGAGTTCGTGCATCCGGCCCCGATCCACCAGGATGACCCACCCTCGGCCGCCGGCGTCCTCGCCGCGCTCCAGGGCGGCCAGGATGCCCTCCTTCTCCGCCGGTTCGTCCCGCCACACGAGGTCGGGGTTTCGCACCGGAACGCGCCTCACCGCCCCCCGCCCTCCGGGCTCCAGGGCGCCGCCAGGGCGGGCTCTACCTGCACCCGGCCCAGGGCCGCGTCCACACCCGCGTCGTAGATGCGCCTTCCCGAACCGCCGTCCTTTCCCGGACTCCACCA belongs to Thermodesulfobacteriota bacterium and includes:
- the had gene encoding 6-hydroxycyclohex-1-ene-1-carbonyl-CoA dehydrogenase produces the protein MSVKTIRTWQMVKPTNPKTGEHGVLERAEIPAPALGPGDVLVKVAGCGVCHTDLGYFFDGVPTVNPPPLALGHEISGTVVEGPAAWVGKEVIVPAVMPCNTCPICASGRGNRCLAQKMPGNSLGIYGGFSDHIPVPFADLCVVDRRDVPLSHLAVIADAVTTPYQASMRAGIASGDRVIVVGACGGVGIYMTQMAKALGAGTVIGIDIDDAKLARALQFGADATINSRGKTPKEVQEAFRAICKEKGVPHNWGWKIFEVSGSKPGQEIGLQLLSFVGKLVVVGYTMASTEYMVSKLMAFDAEMIGTWGCLPKYYPEVLKLVQAGKVQVEPFVETRPMSAIAQTFHDIHDRKVEKRVVLEPDF
- the oah gene encoding 6-oxocyclohex-1-ene-1-carbonyl-CoA hydratase, coding for MSLTWLPRDDHMKDHGLMKGEYWGTEAPCTVYEKRPLTGPDGKEVSGLYVAWIRLNNPKQYNSYTTEMVKGVIAAFKAASGDRSVVAVVFTGTGDKAFCTGGNTVEYSQYYSKRPNEYGEYMDLFNLMVDSILDCKKPVICRVNGMRVAGGQEIGMAADIAVSSDLAVYGQAGPKHGSAPVGGATDFLPWFLSMEDAMWNCVSCETWSAYKMKAKNLVSKAVPVLKKDGQWVRNPLVITEDYVRDGEIVYGEFKKGEEAKAAKALVEQCTTDFELLDKAVQEIVWRFANLFPGCLQMSIDSIRAKKKFFWDQAKLPNRHWLAANMMGEAFLGFTAFSTKKITGEDVIDFLKYRQLIAEGALMDEAAFEAVLGKPKG
- a CDS encoding radical SAM protein, translating into MELTAPLTVNWTLSYACNFSCRHCYSRDQRREELPLPDVLRIVDELARCRVAFVSFGGGEPLLYPHLFPVAERAAAKGLRVAMNTNGWLLDAQAAGRLRDAGFASVGVSLDGATSDVHDAFRSRPGSFSRALAALEHLAAAGVPSTVSAVIFRGNVTSYREIVALAAERGARTVYLHNFKCSGRGMANRAELDLSPEAWRSFYEDALAYRPAAPAALAFDDPILALLGASEAGAVQGSTCGKLSLHLEPDGDATPCGFIPLSAGNILAQGLENLWRDSPVLRAMRTKTPQGKCTSCSAYGECLGGCTARAFAVSGSFDAPDPHCWREDPGRP
- a CDS encoding L-lactate permease → MSFGLSYALAWSPVLLVLVLAVAFRRPALELAIAGLGFTFALCATVFDTSARVLLAASLDGVLTTLPLLLVILAGIALSVVCLAKGSLQRIVGWYEGRVAGEWHRTALLTLGLGNFMEGAGVIAEPVLAPMLRASGLSPAASAALSIVGYSGLMTLALAGIIVTVLAAVTDLAPEALGIRIAVLSVLPTLLLSLSVPLFASGGRDVWRKAGLFAAAGLTAGLTAWATVVWVGVPVSAMFGGLAVVALLVLWGRRGLAIDRDLLRDFAPFALIIAGLSAVNLHPGLRAATRETLAVTLAVVPVHEVTLRPFFDAYTYLFAALVLVLVLFSYGPGERRRLLGTSLSRAWRPLVAMGLFGAMGQMVAFSGYAPAFASLDDTRNLAAVLARGTYEYTGSFYPVFAPLLGWVGTFLSGYGVASIMLFGKFQVVAAGLLGISPESLAAALAIGASVGSVSSPFKIALATPLCGAVGQEGAILRKTIPLGLGVSLAVGLWVLWFG
- a CDS encoding amidohydrolase family protein; the encoded protein is MIVDFHVHLAAREHLRDTPAAFCDSFWGERGDWDALLTPEGFDAYLEGEGVDYAVGLPEVSPLVTGNTSNEYVWERFRDSRRLLLFATLNPWVTPRLDREIERLAGMGFRGVKLYPTYQHFYPNQAELYPLYASCRELGLPVMVHTGSSIFPGAKIKYGDPLHLDDVAADFPELALLVVHGGRGFWYDRAEFLVALHPNLYLEVSGLPPKNLLSYFPNLERLHRKVIFGSDWPGNPGIRRNVEAIGALPLSAEAKEAILGGNAARLLGLDTGEGLP
- a CDS encoding amidohydrolase family protein — encoded protein: MPFEVIDVHAHCFAGPGDADRVAGGLAAARAAGLRHMVVVGLVNTRLDREGLWSLIPDYVEHRGDPLGHEAGLLLELARRNAPTLLPFVDTRHLWGEVPALLSRYLAQGFRGLKGIYLADGGNDLGVGSVPDAFGVSLREYQRREWEIFAFAAARDLPVVYHMDARRYGDVMTALLADFPGVRVDFAHFGIGRGAFRKVLDRYPNVYTDLASMLPHVRRDPAGYRDFILHYPDRVCFGSDAFLYNAELACEYIGMVRELGLPENVEARVFSENPRRFLGAVLPVE
- a CDS encoding PqqD family peptide modification chaperone, yielding MRRVPVRNPDLVWRDEPAEKEGILAALERGEDAGGRGWVILVDRGRMHELNLLAGEIWCLADGVRDEEDIARELASRYDAPWEEILSDVREFVASCVPLGWLRIQEA